A part of Solicola gregarius genomic DNA contains:
- a CDS encoding SatD family protein, producing the protein MYVMTADQRGSRRRPDAVPGALKALNAAYADDLVLAFDRTAGDEIQALVAESSVVVSAVADLVRRGDWWIGVGVGAVETPVPDNVRAGRGTAFVHARAAVDRAKTQPTGLAVVGDDEPAATRSETTLWLLAGLLMRRSDAGWEAVDAMAGVGRQIDAAARLGITPQAMSRRLRVAGWAEDSRARDLAAWVLEQGEDA; encoded by the coding sequence ATGTACGTGATGACCGCCGACCAGCGCGGCAGCCGTCGGCGACCCGACGCCGTCCCGGGCGCGCTGAAGGCGCTCAACGCCGCGTACGCGGACGACCTCGTTCTCGCGTTCGATCGCACGGCCGGCGACGAGATCCAGGCACTCGTCGCCGAGTCGTCGGTCGTCGTCTCCGCCGTCGCCGATCTGGTCCGCCGGGGTGACTGGTGGATCGGCGTCGGCGTCGGCGCGGTCGAGACGCCGGTTCCCGATAACGTACGCGCCGGCCGCGGCACCGCATTCGTACACGCGCGGGCGGCCGTCGACCGGGCGAAGACCCAGCCGACCGGGCTCGCCGTCGTCGGCGACGACGAGCCTGCCGCCACGCGGTCGGAGACCACGCTGTGGCTGTTGGCCGGCCTGCTGATGCGACGCAGCGATGCCGGCTGGGAGGCGGTCGATGCGATGGCCGGCGTCGGCCGGCAGATCGACGCCGCGGCGCGGCTCGGCATCACGCCGCAGGCGATGAGCCGTCGGTTGCGCGTGGCAGGGTGGGCCGAAGACTCGCGGGCGCGCGACCTCGCGGCGTGGGTGCTCGAGCAAGGGGAGGATGCATGA
- a CDS encoding oxygenase MpaB family protein: MVLTPGDVRMRLGLSLLSRVAGPDALERRERIHHATSERWFAPRSPVTIVHADSSMFVGGLRALLLQSLHPLAMAGVADHSGFRGDPWGRLQRTSAFLGTTTFGSATEAQRAVDRVRGVHGRISGTAPDGRAYAADDPHLLRWVHIAEVDSFLAAHDRYGSRRLTGAERDEYVAQTAMVARALGADDPPASVADLHRALDDYRPELASTPAARSTARFLLLRPPVPLALRGPYAMLSAAAVGLLPRWARLPLRLPYLPLAEATVVRAGGVAVTHGVRWVMAPVNARR; encoded by the coding sequence ATGGTGCTCACGCCCGGCGACGTACGCATGCGGCTCGGACTGTCCCTGCTGTCGCGGGTGGCGGGCCCCGATGCCCTCGAGCGACGCGAGCGGATCCACCACGCGACGAGCGAACGCTGGTTCGCACCGCGAAGCCCCGTCACGATCGTGCATGCCGACTCCTCGATGTTCGTCGGCGGACTCCGCGCCCTCCTGCTGCAGTCGCTGCATCCGCTCGCCATGGCAGGCGTCGCCGACCACTCCGGATTCCGCGGCGACCCGTGGGGCCGGCTGCAGCGTACGTCCGCCTTCCTCGGCACCACCACGTTCGGCAGCGCCACCGAGGCGCAACGCGCCGTCGATCGGGTACGCGGCGTCCATGGGCGGATCAGCGGCACGGCACCCGACGGTCGCGCGTACGCCGCCGACGATCCGCACCTCCTGCGGTGGGTGCACATCGCCGAGGTCGACAGCTTCCTGGCCGCGCACGACCGTTACGGCTCCCGCCGACTGACCGGTGCCGAGCGTGACGAGTACGTCGCGCAAACGGCCATGGTCGCCCGCGCGCTCGGGGCCGACGATCCGCCCGCCTCCGTCGCCGACCTCCACCGCGCGCTCGACGACTACCGCCCCGAGCTGGCGAGCACGCCCGCCGCACGGAGCACGGCGCGCTTCCTGCTGCTGCGTCCGCCCGTGCCGCTCGCCTTGCGCGGGCCGTACGCGATGCTCTCGGCCGCCGCCGTCGGGTTGCTGCCGAGGTGGGCCCGACTGCCGCTGCGCCTGCCGTACCTCCCGCTGGCAGAGGCCACGGTCGTACGCGCCGGCGGGGTCGCGGTCACGCACGGCGTGCGGTGGGTGATGGCACCCGTCAACGCACGACGTTGA
- a CDS encoding 2-hydroxyacid dehydrogenase, with protein MRPSRSKYDTYVSGEPPAGIERVELYVPAYDTLSTPIDLGAIVPQMRSLRAVQTLTAGTEHVAPHVPDGVTLCNARGVHDAATSEMAMALMLASIRRIPEFVRAQPTHEWRHDTSGPALADSRVLILGYGSIGEALARRLEPFECDVVKVARTARDGVRPMSELPALLPTADVVVLLVPLTAETRHLVDAGFLARMRDGALLVNVARGGVVDSDALLAETRSGRLLAALDVTEPEPLPAGHGLWDSPGVLVSPHVAGGSTAMVPRMHALVRAQLARFAAGDDLLNVVR; from the coding sequence ATGCGCCCGAGTCGCTCGAAGTACGACACGTACGTCTCCGGCGAGCCGCCCGCCGGCATCGAACGCGTCGAGCTGTACGTCCCCGCGTACGACACGCTCTCGACGCCGATCGACCTTGGCGCGATCGTGCCGCAGATGCGCTCCCTTCGCGCCGTACAGACTCTGACGGCGGGCACCGAGCACGTCGCGCCGCACGTTCCGGACGGCGTGACGCTGTGCAATGCCCGCGGGGTTCACGACGCGGCGACGTCGGAGATGGCGATGGCGCTGATGCTGGCGTCGATCCGCCGGATCCCGGAGTTCGTACGCGCACAGCCGACGCACGAGTGGCGACACGACACCTCCGGGCCGGCGCTCGCCGACAGCCGGGTGCTGATCCTCGGGTACGGCAGCATCGGCGAGGCGCTCGCTCGTCGCCTGGAGCCGTTCGAGTGCGACGTCGTCAAGGTCGCCCGCACGGCTCGCGACGGCGTGCGGCCGATGTCCGAGCTGCCCGCGTTGCTGCCCACCGCGGACGTCGTGGTGCTGCTCGTGCCGCTGACGGCCGAGACCCGGCACCTGGTCGATGCCGGCTTCCTGGCCCGGATGCGCGACGGTGCGCTGCTCGTCAACGTCGCGCGCGGAGGCGTCGTCGACAGCGACGCGCTGCTGGCGGAGACCCGGAGCGGCAGGCTGCTCGCGGCGCTGGACGTCACCGAGCCCGAGCCGCTTCCGGCCGGCCATGGTCTGTGGGACTCGCCCGGCGTACTGGTCAGCCCGCACGTCGCGGGCGGCTCGACGGCGATGGTGCCCCGCATGCACGCGCTCGTCCGTGCCCAGCTGGCGAGGTTCGCGGCCGGCGACGACCTGCTCAACGTCGTGCGTTGA
- a CDS encoding alpha/beta fold hydrolase: MTAQTVAAPTAVPRVRFYDVYSADGTRLRAWSNDAEGPTVLLCNGLGTNPYAWPALLSPGCGVRVISWNHRGVGGSERPADRDRISMDDFVDDAIAVLDDAGVDSCVVMGWSMGVNVSFELATLHPERVEGLLAVAGVPGDTFSTMLGPFHVPAPVARTLTVGSAWAMLATGKALSVVTKRLPWNPVTTRLLRHSGFMLPAASDAVVREAVREFLTTDIDWYMRLAVHAARHPRVSLSHIEVPTTFVSGHWDVLAGARSMGTAAERMADARVVELRGSHFLPMEYPDEIHAELLGLLARTSHTSIE; the protein is encoded by the coding sequence ATGACCGCACAAACCGTAGCCGCTCCGACGGCAGTTCCGCGCGTGCGCTTCTACGACGTGTACAGCGCGGACGGCACCCGGCTGCGGGCATGGAGCAACGACGCCGAGGGGCCGACGGTGTTGCTGTGCAACGGCCTCGGCACCAATCCGTACGCGTGGCCCGCACTGCTGTCACCGGGGTGCGGCGTGCGGGTGATCTCCTGGAACCACCGCGGCGTCGGCGGGTCGGAGCGACCGGCCGACCGTGACCGGATCTCGATGGACGACTTCGTCGACGACGCGATCGCCGTGCTCGACGACGCCGGTGTCGACTCATGCGTGGTCATGGGCTGGTCGATGGGCGTCAACGTCTCGTTCGAGCTCGCCACACTCCATCCGGAGCGTGTGGAGGGGCTGCTCGCGGTCGCCGGCGTACCCGGCGACACGTTCAGCACCATGCTCGGCCCGTTCCACGTGCCCGCGCCGGTCGCGCGCACGCTCACGGTCGGCTCGGCGTGGGCGATGCTCGCGACGGGCAAGGCCTTGTCGGTCGTGACGAAGCGGCTGCCCTGGAACCCGGTCACCACGAGGCTGCTGCGGCACAGCGGGTTCATGCTCCCCGCGGCATCGGATGCGGTCGTACGCGAGGCGGTGCGCGAGTTCCTGACCACCGATATCGACTGGTACATGCGGCTCGCTGTGCATGCAGCTCGGCATCCGCGCGTGTCGCTGTCGCACATCGAGGTGCCCACCACGTTCGTCTCGGGTCATTGGGACGTACTCGCCGGTGCCCGGTCGATGGGCACCGCCGCCGAGCGGATGGCCGACGCGCGCGTCGTCGAGCTACGCGGGTCGCACTTCCTGCCGATGGAGTACCCCGACGAGATCCACGCCGAGCTGCTCGGCCTGCTGGCTCGTACGTCTCATACGTCGATCGAGTAG
- a CDS encoding GNAT family N-acetyltransferase yields MVTQVPETRPDRNGLSWRQLSAGDIDPLLALIEKIQTHDREEERTRRADLETMTRQSWVDLAADSRVAVDAGGTFRAFGRNAFRPGATETVAVRLEGGVDPQWRGRGIGRELLAWQRTRALENIADLRAADPVAAELPSRIGGFVEEQVIERSRLYEAAGFEVTRWFLQLRRSLDHGRDVPPLAVDGLRVEQFGDHLAERVRLAHNDAFLDHWGSTPYDEEAWRSGLLEEEAFRPAQSFVVIDTNDPDEAVVAYVVNCEYEHDWAAQGFTDGYTDVIGVRRPWRGCGLARHLLALSACAFADAGHPYATLDADAENPSGAVALYESVGYEPTHRTKYYSIDV; encoded by the coding sequence ATGGTGACCCAGGTCCCAGAGACCCGCCCGGATCGAAACGGCCTCAGCTGGCGGCAGTTGTCCGCGGGCGACATCGACCCGTTGCTCGCGCTCATCGAGAAGATCCAGACCCATGACCGAGAAGAGGAGCGCACCCGGCGGGCCGACCTGGAGACGATGACCAGGCAGTCGTGGGTGGACCTCGCGGCCGACAGCCGGGTCGCGGTCGACGCCGGCGGTACGTTTCGCGCGTTCGGGCGCAACGCGTTCCGCCCGGGGGCGACGGAAACGGTCGCGGTCAGGCTCGAGGGAGGCGTCGATCCGCAGTGGCGCGGGCGAGGCATCGGGCGTGAGCTGCTGGCGTGGCAGCGTACGCGTGCGCTTGAGAACATCGCCGACCTTCGCGCCGCCGATCCGGTGGCAGCGGAGCTTCCGAGTCGCATCGGCGGCTTCGTCGAGGAGCAGGTCATCGAGCGGTCCCGGCTGTACGAGGCGGCGGGTTTCGAGGTCACCCGCTGGTTCCTCCAGCTGCGCCGCTCACTCGACCATGGTCGCGACGTGCCGCCGCTCGCGGTCGACGGCCTTCGGGTCGAGCAGTTCGGCGACCACCTCGCCGAGCGCGTACGTCTCGCGCACAACGACGCCTTCCTCGACCACTGGGGCTCGACCCCGTACGACGAGGAGGCGTGGCGTTCCGGCCTGCTGGAGGAGGAGGCGTTCCGCCCGGCGCAGAGCTTCGTGGTAATCGACACCAACGACCCCGACGAGGCGGTCGTCGCGTACGTCGTCAACTGCGAGTACGAGCACGACTGGGCGGCGCAGGGCTTCACCGACGGATACACCGACGTGATCGGCGTACGCAGGCCATGGCGCGGCTGCGGACTTGCCCGGCACCTCCTGGCCCTGTCGGCATGCGCCTTCGCCGACGCGGGCCACCCGTACGCGACGCTCGACGCCGACGCCGAGAACCCGAGTGGAGCGGTGGCGCTGTACGAGTCGGTCGGCTACGAGCCGACCCACCGCACGAAGTACTACTCGATCGACGTATGA
- a CDS encoding YybH family protein: MTATQDLRFTDNDERAIRELVQAAHEAQIDTVTLPALHSADAIIVNIAGRRLFGRDEFVAAMAKAVASPLRDVTTTVEVVDVRPVTDDVAIVSSIKSVHDARSEQSGELPERGAFTYVVTRTGEDWRIALAQTTPIAGG; this comes from the coding sequence ATGACTGCCACCCAGGACCTCCGATTCACCGACAACGACGAGCGCGCGATCCGCGAGCTCGTGCAAGCCGCCCACGAGGCGCAGATCGACACCGTGACCCTTCCGGCGCTGCACAGCGCCGACGCGATCATCGTCAACATCGCCGGCCGCCGACTGTTCGGCCGCGACGAGTTCGTGGCCGCTATGGCGAAGGCCGTCGCGTCGCCGCTACGCGATGTCACCACGACCGTCGAGGTCGTCGACGTACGCCCCGTCACCGACGATGTCGCGATCGTCAGCAGCATCAAGTCCGTGCACGACGCGCGCTCCGAGCAATCCGGCGAGCTCCCCGAGCGGGGTGCGTTCACGTACGTGGTGACACGCACCGGCGAGGACTGGCGGATTGCTCTGGCGCAGACGACGCCGATCGCCGGCGGTTGA
- the gatB gene encoding Asp-tRNA(Asn)/Glu-tRNA(Gln) amidotransferase subunit GatB, translated as MTAATMVSFEEALTRFDPVLGLEVHVELNTVSKMFCGCSTTFGAEPNTQVCPVCLGLPGALPVVNRTAVESAMRIGLALNCEIAEWCRFARKNYFYPDMPKNFQTSQYDEPICFEGWTEVAVDGETYRIDIERAHMEEDTGKTLHVGGATGRIHGADHSLVDYNRAGIPLIEIVTKPIEGAGDKAPEVARAYVAHLRELVLGLGVSDVRMEQGSLRCDVNLSLRPDAEAALGTRTETKNVNSLRSVERAVRFEVGRQAGVLDAGERVVQETRHWHEDTGVTTSGREKSDADDYRYFPEPDLVPIAPSREWVEELRAELPEPPAERRARLQQEWGYSDLDMRDVVGAGALDLVAETIAAGAAPQAARKWWLSELARRANEQDVDLAELAITPAQVAEIQALVDAGRVNDKLARQVFDGVLAGEGSPEEVVSARGLEVVSDEGALGEAVDRAIEANPDVADKIRGGKHAAAGALIGAVMKEMRGQADAGRVRELILEKLT; from the coding sequence ATGACCGCGGCGACGATGGTGTCCTTCGAGGAGGCCTTGACCCGGTTCGATCCGGTGCTCGGGCTCGAGGTGCACGTCGAGTTGAACACCGTCTCGAAGATGTTCTGCGGTTGCTCCACGACGTTCGGCGCGGAACCCAACACGCAGGTGTGCCCCGTGTGTCTCGGCCTCCCCGGTGCGCTGCCGGTGGTCAACCGCACGGCCGTCGAGTCGGCGATGCGCATCGGGCTCGCGCTCAACTGCGAGATCGCCGAGTGGTGCCGCTTCGCGCGCAAGAACTACTTCTACCCCGATATGCCGAAGAACTTCCAGACCTCGCAGTACGACGAGCCGATCTGCTTCGAGGGCTGGACTGAGGTCGCCGTCGACGGCGAGACGTACCGCATCGACATCGAGCGCGCGCACATGGAGGAGGACACCGGCAAGACCCTGCATGTGGGGGGCGCGACCGGGCGCATCCACGGCGCGGACCACTCGCTGGTCGACTACAACCGGGCCGGCATCCCGCTGATCGAGATCGTCACGAAGCCGATCGAGGGCGCCGGCGACAAGGCGCCGGAGGTCGCGCGCGCGTACGTCGCCCACCTGCGTGAGCTGGTGCTCGGCCTCGGCGTCTCCGACGTACGCATGGAGCAGGGATCGCTGCGCTGCGACGTGAACCTGTCGCTGCGCCCGGACGCCGAAGCGGCGCTCGGCACGCGTACGGAGACGAAGAACGTCAACTCGCTGCGCTCGGTCGAGCGGGCAGTCCGCTTCGAGGTCGGCCGGCAGGCCGGCGTACTCGACGCCGGCGAGCGGGTCGTACAGGAGACGCGGCACTGGCACGAGGACACCGGCGTGACGACCTCGGGCCGCGAGAAGTCCGACGCCGACGACTACCGGTACTTCCCGGAGCCCGACCTCGTGCCGATCGCGCCGTCGCGCGAGTGGGTCGAGGAGCTCCGCGCCGAGCTGCCCGAGCCACCCGCCGAGCGGCGCGCGCGCCTCCAGCAGGAGTGGGGATACTCCGACCTCGACATGCGCGACGTGGTGGGAGCGGGCGCGCTCGACCTGGTCGCCGAGACGATCGCCGCGGGCGCGGCGCCGCAGGCCGCCCGAAAGTGGTGGCTCTCCGAGCTCGCCCGGCGGGCCAACGAGCAGGACGTCGACCTCGCCGAGCTGGCGATCACCCCCGCGCAGGTCGCGGAGATCCAAGCGCTCGTCGACGCCGGGCGGGTCAACGACAAGCTGGCCCGACAGGTGTTCGACGGCGTGCTGGCGGGGGAGGGCTCGCCCGAGGAGGTCGTCTCCGCGCGCGGGCTCGAGGTCGTCTCCGACGAGGGTGCGCTCGGCGAGGCGGTCGACCGCGCGATCGAGGCGAACCCCGATGTCGCCGACAAGATCCGCGGCGGCAAGCATGCGGCGGCCGGTGCGCTCATCGGTGCGGTGATGAAGGAGATGCGCGGTCAGGCCGACGCCGGCCGCGTACGCGAGCTGATCCTGGAGAAGCTCACCTGA
- the gatA gene encoding Asp-tRNA(Asn)/Glu-tRNA(Gln) amidotransferase subunit GatA yields MNLTDLSAAELAARLAEGEVSSVDATRASLERISAVDDSINAFLHVDPDGALATARDVDERRAAGEELGPLAGVPIAVKDIIATKGLPTTCGSKILEGWVPPYDATVVARIRAAGMPIVGKTNMDEFAMGSSTEHSAYGPTRNPWDTDRVPGGSGGGSAAAVAARQVPIAIGTDTGGSIRQPSALTGTVGVKPTYGGVSRYGLVAMASSLDQAGPVSRSVLDAALLHEVIAGHDPMDSTSIDRRVPDVVAAARRGDVSGMRIGIVKELGGEGFQPGVEARFGDVVELLTKAGADVVEVSCPHVEHALAAYYLIMPSEVSSNLAKFDAMRYGLRVAPDGVDAPSAEQVMAATRDAGFGDEVKRRIILGTYALSSGYYDAYYGSAQKVRTLISRDFAAAFEQADVLISPTAPTTAFKFGDMMGDPLAMYLNDVATLPANLAGLPGLSVPSGLADEDGLPAAVQVLAPATADDRLYNVGVAIERMLQEKWGGPLLAGDPEREVRA; encoded by the coding sequence GTGAACCTCACCGACCTCAGCGCGGCCGAGCTCGCCGCGCGCCTTGCCGAGGGCGAGGTCTCGTCGGTCGACGCGACCCGGGCGAGCCTCGAGCGCATCTCCGCCGTCGACGACTCGATCAACGCGTTCCTGCACGTCGATCCCGACGGGGCGCTCGCCACCGCCCGTGACGTCGACGAGCGACGCGCCGCAGGCGAGGAGCTCGGCCCGCTCGCGGGCGTACCGATCGCCGTGAAGGACATCATCGCGACCAAGGGTCTGCCGACCACCTGCGGTTCCAAGATCCTCGAGGGCTGGGTGCCGCCGTACGACGCGACGGTGGTCGCACGCATCCGCGCCGCCGGCATGCCGATCGTCGGCAAGACCAATATGGACGAGTTCGCGATGGGCTCGTCGACCGAGCACTCCGCGTACGGACCGACCCGCAACCCCTGGGACACCGACCGGGTGCCCGGTGGCTCGGGTGGCGGGTCTGCGGCGGCGGTCGCCGCGCGACAGGTCCCGATCGCGATCGGCACCGACACCGGTGGCTCGATCCGCCAGCCGAGTGCCCTCACCGGCACCGTCGGCGTCAAGCCGACCTACGGTGGCGTCTCGCGGTACGGCCTGGTCGCGATGGCCAGCAGCCTCGACCAGGCGGGGCCGGTGAGTCGCTCCGTACTCGATGCCGCCCTGCTCCACGAGGTGATCGCCGGTCACGACCCGATGGACTCGACCAGCATCGACCGGCGCGTTCCCGACGTCGTCGCGGCGGCCCGGCGCGGTGACGTCTCCGGGATGCGGATCGGCATCGTCAAGGAGCTCGGCGGCGAGGGCTTCCAGCCCGGTGTCGAGGCGCGCTTCGGCGATGTCGTCGAGCTGCTCACGAAGGCCGGCGCCGATGTCGTCGAGGTGTCGTGTCCGCACGTCGAGCACGCGCTCGCGGCGTACTACCTGATCATGCCGAGCGAGGTCAGCAGCAACCTCGCCAAGTTCGACGCGATGCGCTACGGCCTGCGCGTCGCCCCCGACGGTGTCGACGCACCCAGCGCCGAGCAGGTGATGGCCGCGACCCGTGACGCCGGTTTCGGCGACGAGGTCAAGCGCCGCATCATCCTCGGCACGTACGCGCTGTCCAGCGGCTACTACGACGCCTACTACGGCTCGGCGCAGAAGGTACGTACGTTGATCAGCCGCGACTTCGCGGCGGCGTTCGAGCAGGCGGACGTGCTGATCTCGCCGACGGCGCCGACGACGGCGTTCAAGTTCGGCGACATGATGGGCGACCCGCTGGCGATGTACCTGAACGACGTCGCGACGCTGCCGGCGAACCTCGCTGGCCTCCCGGGTCTCTCGGTGCCGAGCGGCCTAGCCGACGAGGACGGCCTCCCGGCCGCCGTACAGGTGCTGGCTCCGGCGACCGCCGACGACCGGCTGTACAACGTCGGCGTCGCGATCGAGCGAATGCTGCAGGAGAAATGGGGCGGGCCGCTGCTCGCCGGCGACCCGGAGCGGGAGGTACGCGCATGA
- the gatC gene encoding Asp-tRNA(Asn)/Glu-tRNA(Gln) amidotransferase subunit GatC has product MSEQDAAGITRADVAHLASLARISLSDGELDRLAPELSVILDSVAVVSEVADADIPPTSHAVPLSNVFRADEVRPGLTPEEALAMAPAVEQQRFSVPRILGEEQ; this is encoded by the coding sequence ATGAGCGAGCAAGACGCCGCGGGAATCACCCGCGCCGACGTCGCCCACCTGGCGAGCCTCGCACGCATCAGCCTGTCCGACGGCGAGCTCGACCGGCTCGCGCCCGAGCTGTCGGTCATCCTCGACTCGGTCGCGGTCGTGTCCGAGGTCGCCGACGCTGACATTCCGCCGACGTCGCATGCGGTGCCGCTGAGCAACGTGTTCCGCGCCGACGAGGTACGCCCCGGGCTGACACCCGAGGAGGCGTTGGCGATGGCGCCGGCGGTCGAGCAGCAGCGATTCTCCGTCCCACGGATCCTGGGGGAGGAGCAGTGA
- a CDS encoding DUF2200 domain-containing protein, producing the protein MSRIFTTSFASVYPHYVTKVEKKGRTKAELGEVIEWLTGFDESALGRHLEAGTTFEAFFADARLNPNASLIKGVVCGVRVEDLEDPLMQKIRYLDKLVDELAKGKAMDKVLRS; encoded by the coding sequence ATGAGCCGCATCTTCACCACCAGCTTCGCGTCCGTGTACCCGCACTACGTAACCAAGGTGGAGAAGAAGGGGCGTACGAAGGCCGAGCTCGGCGAGGTCATCGAGTGGCTGACCGGGTTTGACGAGTCGGCGTTGGGCCGCCACCTCGAAGCGGGTACGACCTTCGAGGCCTTCTTCGCCGACGCGCGCCTGAACCCCAACGCATCGCTGATCAAGGGTGTGGTGTGCGGCGTGCGGGTCGAGGATCTCGAAGACCCGTTGATGCAGAAGATCCGCTACCTGGACAAGCTGGTCGACGAGCTGGCCAAGGGCAAGGCCATGGACAAGGTCCTGCGTTCGTGA
- a CDS encoding nuclear transport factor 2 family protein — protein MDRTSVQRWVEQYERLWRTPGTDRLAELFVPDARYRPSPWARSVDGLDEIAPFWESERRGADEEFSLSSYVLAVDGDTAVVRVTVEYEASAAGAWRDLWILTFAADGRCASFEEWPFAPDQPDGH, from the coding sequence ATGGATCGCACCTCCGTGCAGCGTTGGGTCGAGCAGTACGAGCGGCTCTGGCGTACGCCCGGCACCGACCGCTTGGCGGAGCTCTTCGTACCCGACGCGCGCTACCGTCCGTCGCCCTGGGCGCGATCGGTCGACGGGTTGGATGAGATCGCACCGTTCTGGGAGTCCGAACGCCGCGGCGCCGACGAGGAGTTCAGTCTGTCCAGCTACGTACTTGCCGTCGATGGCGATACCGCAGTCGTGCGCGTCACCGTCGAGTACGAAGCCTCGGCGGCCGGGGCGTGGCGCGATCTGTGGATCCTCACCTTCGCCGCGGACGGCCGGTGCGCATCGTTCGAGGAATGGCCGTTCGCGCCGGACCAACCCGACGGACACTAG
- a CDS encoding pyridoxamine 5'-phosphate oxidase family protein — MSSVLSAIDDKLAAWMEAQPVFFVATAPLSGSGHVNVSPKGMAGTFRVLGPHRVAYLDFHASGVETVAHLREPGNGRICVMFCAFDGRPQVVRIHGRGTVVRKDDPEFAELRRAFGKDRVVGQRAIIVIDADRLSDACGWAVPEMDFVADRTILDLHQEKKGAAAYVDYDETKNARSIDGLPAMTRHAEPGQPA; from the coding sequence GTGAGCAGTGTTCTGTCGGCGATCGACGACAAGCTGGCCGCCTGGATGGAGGCGCAGCCCGTCTTCTTCGTGGCGACGGCCCCGCTGTCCGGTTCGGGTCACGTGAACGTCTCGCCCAAGGGCATGGCCGGTACGTTCCGGGTTCTGGGGCCACACCGGGTCGCGTACCTCGACTTCCACGCCTCGGGTGTCGAGACCGTGGCTCACCTGCGCGAGCCGGGCAACGGGCGCATCTGTGTGATGTTCTGCGCGTTCGACGGTCGGCCGCAGGTCGTCCGCATCCACGGACGAGGCACCGTCGTGCGCAAGGACGACCCCGAGTTCGCAGAGCTTCGCCGGGCCTTCGGCAAGGACCGCGTCGTCGGCCAGCGGGCGATCATCGTGATCGACGCCGACCGACTCAGCGATGCATGCGGTTGGGCAGTGCCGGAGATGGACTTCGTCGCCGACCGGACGATCCTCGACCTGCACCAGGAGAAGAAGGGTGCTGCGGCGTACGTCGACTACGACGAGACCAAGAACGCCAGGTCGATCGACGGACTCCCCGCGATGACCCGCCATGCCGAGCCCGGCCAACCGGCCTGA
- a CDS encoding dihydrofolate reductase family protein, translated as MTRELVYTGFMSLDGVVDSPGGEVEGHRSGGWVMQTEFVPEAYSLKGEELGETTALMFGRRSYDAFAPIWPGSEDHAAYKDLPKYIVSTTLTDDDLVDGWGPITVLRSVDDVAALKQGDGGAIFIHGSAELARRLADADLIDRYNLLVFPVVLGAGKSIFSHIDRDKQNLRLRESATYSNGVAKLVYDVV; from the coding sequence TTGACGAGAGAGCTGGTCTACACGGGATTCATGTCGCTCGACGGCGTAGTGGACTCGCCGGGAGGTGAGGTCGAGGGGCACCGCAGCGGTGGCTGGGTGATGCAGACCGAGTTCGTACCCGAGGCGTACTCGCTCAAGGGCGAGGAGCTTGGCGAGACGACGGCCCTGATGTTCGGGCGCCGCAGCTACGACGCCTTCGCGCCGATCTGGCCGGGATCGGAGGACCACGCGGCATACAAGGACCTTCCGAAGTACATCGTGTCGACGACGCTCACCGACGACGACCTCGTCGATGGCTGGGGGCCGATCACGGTCCTGCGCTCGGTGGATGACGTCGCCGCACTCAAGCAGGGCGACGGTGGGGCGATCTTCATCCATGGAAGCGCGGAGCTCGCCCGACGTCTCGCCGACGCGGACCTGATCGACCGGTACAACCTACTCGTCTTCCCTGTGGTCCTCGGTGCCGGGAAGAGCATCTTCAGCCACATCGATAGAGACAAGCAGAATCTGAGACTTCGAGAGTCCGCGACGTACTCGAACGGCGTCGCCAAACTCGTCTACGACGTCGTCTGA
- a CDS encoding MarR family winged helix-turn-helix transcriptional regulator codes for MDRTANLLGAAALALTDVTLGDAARVGQLSTSSAAALVTLLSNPGLSVSELGRRVGLSQPAAARMVEALEANDLVERVPSTVNRRWMTVRPTRQGNRLANQLLSTRNAPLVDVIGALDAHDQGALAELLEKILTHLSGQVGRAQYICRFCDRQGCTKSAPCPVGHAEQCQAT; via the coding sequence GTGGACCGGACGGCCAATCTCCTTGGCGCCGCGGCCTTGGCCTTGACCGATGTGACCTTGGGTGATGCGGCAAGGGTAGGACAGCTCAGTACGAGTAGCGCGGCAGCGCTCGTCACGCTGCTGTCGAACCCGGGACTCAGCGTGAGCGAGCTCGGTAGACGAGTGGGCCTCAGCCAGCCGGCCGCCGCACGAATGGTGGAGGCTCTCGAAGCGAATGACCTCGTGGAGCGGGTTCCGAGCACCGTCAACCGTCGGTGGATGACCGTGCGTCCGACCCGGCAGGGAAACCGGCTGGCGAACCAACTGCTCTCGACCCGCAACGCGCCGCTCGTCGATGTCATCGGGGCGCTCGACGCGCATGACCAGGGGGCGTTGGCCGAGCTGCTGGAGAAGATCCTCACGCACCTCTCCGGCCAGGTGGGGCGGGCCCAGTACATCTGTCGCTTCTGCGATCGCCAGGGTTGTACGAAGTCTGCCCCCTGCCCGGTTGGACACGCTGAGCAGTGTCAGGCAACGTGA